The following coding sequences are from one Salvia hispanica cultivar TCC Black 2014 chromosome 3, UniMelb_Shisp_WGS_1.0, whole genome shotgun sequence window:
- the LOC125214244 gene encoding histone H3.2 gives MARTKQTARKSTGGKAPRKQLATKAARKSAPATGGVKKPHRFRPGTVALREIRKYQKSTELLIRKLPFQRLVREIAQDFKTDLRFQSSAVAALQEAAEAYLVGLFEDTNLCAIHAKRVTIMPKDIQLARRIRGERA, from the coding sequence ATGGCCCGCACCAAGCAAACCGCCCGCAAATCCACCGGCGGAAAGGCGCCGAGGAAGCAGCTCGCGACCAAGGCGGCCAGGAAATCTGCCCCCGCCACCGGCGGAGTGAAGAAGCCCCACCGCTTCCGCCCCGGAACCGTCGCTCTCCGTGAGATCCGAAAGTATCAGAAGTCCACCGAGCTACTCATCAGGAAGCTGCCGTTCCAGAGGCTCGTCCGTGAGATCGCTCAGGATTTCAAGACGGATCTGAGGTTTCAGAGCTCCGCCGTGGCTGCGCTCCAGGAGGCGGCGGAGGCCTACCTCGTCGGACTTTTCGAAGACACTAACCTCTGCGCTATTCACGCAAAGCGAGTCACGATTATGCCCAAGGACATTCAGCTGGCTAGGAGGATTAGGGGCGAGAGGGCGTAA
- the LOC125217136 gene encoding uncharacterized protein LOC125217136, with amino-acid sequence MKYRKEYLDLILVPCGLLIMFSYHLCLLYRCLKLPHTTVIGFENNDKKIWVQKFMQSENRDVKMALDVVSANISAATFLASVSLTLSALIGAWIANNSNIFQSELIYGDTRPATMSIKYITLLICFLLAFSCFVQSSRCFIHANYLISTPHADIATEYVELAVVRGGDFWSVGLRALYFATALLLWFFGPIPMFATSLTMVAVLHYMDSDTGSMKRRCGRRRSDERV; translated from the exons ATGAAGTATCGAAAGGAATATTTGGATCTGATTTTGGTGCCATGTGGTTTGCTAATTATGTTTTCATACCATCTTTGTCTTCTCTATAGATGCCTCAAGCTCCCTCATACTACCGTCATCGGCTTCGAAAACAACGATAAGAAAATTTGGGTCCAAAAATTTATGCAG tCGGAGAATCGCGACGTGAAGATGGCGCTGGACGTGGTGTCAGCGAACATATCCGCGGCGACGTTCCTAGCGTCGGTGTCGCTGACGCTGAGCGCGCTGATCGGGGCGTGGATCGCGAACAACTCGAACATCTTCCAGAGCGAGCTGATCTACGGCGACACGCGGCCGGCGACGATGTCGATCAAGTACATCACGCTCCTGATCTGCTTCCTCCTCGCCTTCTCCTGCTTCGTGCAGTCGTCGCGCTGCTTCATCCACGCCAATTACCTCATCAGCACTCCCCACGCCGACATCGCCACGGAGTACGTCGAATTGGCCGTCGTCCGCGGCGGCGATTTCTGGTCGGTCGGCCTCAGGGCGCTTTACTTCGCCACCGCGCTGCTGCTGTGGTTCTTCGGCCCGATCCCGATGTTTGCGACGTCGCTGACGATGGTGGCGGTCCTCCACTACATGGACAGCGACACCGGGTCGATGAAGAGGAGATGTGGCCGCCGGAGATCGGATGAGAGGGTTTAG